From the genome of Gracilibacillus salitolerans, one region includes:
- the gpsB gene encoding cell division regulator GpsB, whose product MANQLNGKDILEKNFKTAMRGYNQEEVDEYLDVIIQDYEYFQEEINRLQHENERLKKQSDHTRVRPSTSNHQVNYDILKRLSNLEKAVFGKKYEE is encoded by the coding sequence ATGGCAAATCAACTAAATGGAAAAGATATTTTAGAGAAGAATTTTAAAACGGCGATGAGAGGTTATAATCAAGAAGAAGTGGACGAGTATTTAGATGTTATTATTCAGGATTATGAATATTTCCAGGAAGAAATCAATCGATTGCAGCATGAAAATGAACGATTAAAGAAACAATCTGATCACACACGTGTTCGACCAAGCACATCCAATCATCAAGTCAATTATGACATTTTAAAACGACTTTCTAATTTGGAAAAGGCAGTCTTCGGAAAAAAATACGAGGAATAA
- a CDS encoding DUF1273 domain-containing protein yields MFKLKVITVIGNKPMELNIRNENDPRISFIKIALKQRLISFIDEGLEWVIMSGQMGIELWAAQVVVELKEEYSIKLGIFPPFLEYESRWPDVYQEAFLQIIEQADYYQPLYNEPYKAPYQFINKDFWLIDKTDGCLVLGDEEYPGSAGYVLDKMKKAVESSNYSIWYITPNDLEEVVRDHQDYNESHLD; encoded by the coding sequence GTGTTCAAGTTGAAAGTTATCACAGTCATCGGAAACAAACCAATGGAATTAAATATTAGAAATGAAAATGATCCAAGAATCTCTTTTATAAAGATCGCTCTGAAACAAAGATTGATTTCGTTCATTGACGAAGGATTAGAATGGGTGATTATGTCTGGTCAAATGGGAATTGAACTTTGGGCAGCACAAGTGGTAGTAGAATTAAAAGAGGAGTATTCCATAAAATTAGGCATATTCCCGCCATTTTTAGAATATGAATCTAGATGGCCGGATGTTTATCAAGAGGCTTTTCTTCAAATCATTGAACAAGCTGATTATTACCAACCACTGTATAATGAACCATATAAAGCTCCTTATCAGTTTATTAATAAGGATTTTTGGTTAATTGATAAAACGGATGGGTGTTTAGTGCTTGGTGATGAGGAGTATCCAGGCAGTGCAGGTTATGTACTAGATAAAATGAAAAAAGCTGTAGAATCTTCCAACTATTCGATTTGGTATATCACGCCGAATGATCTAGAAGAGGTTGTGAGGGACCATCAGGATTATAATGAAAGTCATTTAGATTAA
- a CDS encoding carboxymuconolactone decarboxylase family protein, translating into MEQRINYMEVAPDLVKLISQLEMYKKQAEFDEKLIELVKIRASQLNNCAYCINMHTKDARALGETEQRIYCLSAWRETGFYTEKEKAALELTEAVTKISEQGVPDNVYQKVRQQFNEKQYIDLVGLIITINCWNRLSIANRNVPE; encoded by the coding sequence ATGGAACAAAGAATCAATTATATGGAGGTAGCACCTGATTTAGTAAAGCTCATCAGTCAATTGGAGATGTATAAGAAACAGGCAGAATTTGATGAGAAGCTGATTGAATTAGTAAAGATTAGAGCTTCCCAGCTCAATAATTGTGCGTACTGTATTAATATGCACACGAAGGATGCCAGAGCATTAGGAGAAACAGAGCAAAGAATTTATTGCCTAAGTGCTTGGAGAGAAACAGGATTCTATACAGAAAAAGAAAAAGCTGCCCTAGAGTTGACTGAAGCTGTTACTAAAATTTCAGAGCAAGGTGTGCCTGATAACGTCTATCAAAAAGTTCGCCAGCAATTTAATGAAAAGCAATATATTGATTTAGTGGGACTTATTATTACAATCAATTGCTGGAATCGATTATCGATCGCCAATCGTAATGTTCCTGAATAA
- the sigJ gene encoding RNA polymerase sigma factor SigJ has product MDYSHLYDEYKPLLFAVAYRMVGSIKDAEDIVHDVFLQLEKVDLFTIDDPKAYLTKMTTNKSLNHLQSSIKKREVYPGPWLPEPIVTPEANAPLANLLKEESISYAFIVLLHQLTALERCIYILREVLAFDYKFISSTVNRSEQSCRKVFSRAKQKLQKNQPFKKATKQEANELAKLFLRAAESGDFDPFIHYLSKDVVLVSDGGGEVLSAMYPIISKKRVVAFLQGIQKRGTFQGQLSLVNVNEEIGILQQKQGEPTKLITFDYTEAGVQNIYVVMNPNKLKEIGHNFSF; this is encoded by the coding sequence ATGGATTATAGTCATTTATATGATGAGTATAAACCGCTACTTTTCGCGGTTGCTTATCGCATGGTAGGTTCAATTAAAGATGCAGAGGATATTGTACATGATGTTTTCCTACAGTTAGAAAAAGTAGATCTGTTTACTATTGATGATCCAAAGGCTTATTTGACAAAAATGACGACAAATAAAAGCTTGAATCATCTTCAATCTTCTATAAAAAAACGAGAAGTTTACCCAGGTCCGTGGCTACCGGAACCTATTGTTACACCAGAAGCAAATGCTCCCTTAGCCAACCTTTTAAAAGAGGAGTCTATTTCTTACGCTTTTATAGTTCTCTTACATCAACTAACAGCGCTTGAGAGATGCATTTATATCTTGAGGGAAGTGCTCGCATTTGATTATAAGTTCATTTCGTCAACTGTCAATCGATCCGAGCAAAGCTGTAGAAAAGTATTTAGCAGAGCAAAGCAAAAGTTACAAAAAAACCAACCATTCAAAAAAGCAACTAAACAGGAAGCGAATGAACTGGCCAAACTTTTTCTGCGAGCAGCAGAAAGTGGTGATTTTGATCCTTTCATTCATTATCTATCAAAAGATGTGGTACTTGTATCCGATGGTGGTGGGGAAGTATTGTCTGCCATGTATCCGATTATTAGCAAAAAGCGGGTTGTTGCATTTTTACAAGGCATTCAAAAGAGAGGGACTTTTCAAGGTCAGCTTAGTCTAGTGAATGTAAATGAAGAGATCGGAATTCTTCAACAAAAACAGGGGGAGCCTACCAAATTGATTACCTTTGATTACACAGAAGCTGGTGTTCAAAATATTTATGTCGTAATGAATCCAAATAAATTAAAAGAAATAGGTCACAATTTCTCCTTTTAA
- a CDS encoding MGDG synthase family glycosyltransferase, protein MTLYSKKILFLPFLNIPSGHHQVADSLIHEIELNEPRVQCEKAEILSYSYGKMEAVVSGVYLKWIHLFPNLYNWIYQQSVYKNLEQPKNFKLYELLFLAQMQQLIKEKQPDCVICTHALPSYMLNVMKEKGITNIPVINVYTDFFIHRFWGTDHIDFHFVSSPNMKELLIKKGIPEQRIWFTGIPVHHEIKSNRNPVLKNNSSFLSIMVTGGNLGVGAMEDLLNNIKTSGNIKFYVLCGKNKLLYRKLKRLNNQNVIPLKYITCRKEMNELYDSIDGILTKPGGVTISECLRKRKPTFIYHALPGQEVINLDQLQKLGVVYYLNNWTDLESQLFTFFKSREHLEIMNASLENYHNQLMDKRISELIKQIL, encoded by the coding sequence ATGACACTATATTCAAAGAAGATCTTATTTCTCCCATTTTTAAACATACCTTCTGGTCACCATCAAGTTGCAGATTCTTTAATACATGAAATCGAATTAAATGAACCACGAGTGCAATGCGAAAAGGCAGAAATCCTTTCCTATAGCTATGGGAAAATGGAAGCTGTCGTCTCAGGAGTTTATCTGAAATGGATTCATTTATTTCCTAATTTATATAATTGGATCTATCAACAAAGTGTATATAAAAATTTAGAACAGCCTAAAAATTTCAAGCTATATGAACTACTTTTCTTAGCTCAAATGCAACAACTAATAAAAGAGAAACAACCAGATTGTGTGATCTGCACCCATGCGTTACCATCCTATATGTTGAATGTGATGAAGGAAAAGGGTATCACCAACATTCCGGTAATTAATGTTTATACCGACTTTTTCATACATCGCTTTTGGGGAACGGATCATATTGACTTTCATTTTGTATCATCTCCAAATATGAAAGAACTCTTAATAAAAAAAGGAATACCAGAGCAGCGAATATGGTTTACAGGTATTCCTGTTCATCATGAGATTAAGTCAAACAGAAATCCAGTCCTGAAAAATAATTCTTCCTTTCTATCCATTATGGTTACGGGTGGAAATCTCGGGGTTGGTGCGATGGAGGATTTGTTAAACAATATAAAAACAAGTGGTAACATCAAATTTTATGTCCTTTGTGGAAAAAACAAGCTGCTATACCGAAAATTGAAAAGACTAAATAATCAAAACGTTATTCCGTTAAAATATATTACATGCAGAAAGGAAATGAATGAACTTTATGATTCGATAGACGGTATTCTAACTAAACCAGGAGGGGTAACGATAAGTGAATGTTTAAGAAAAAGAAAGCCAACTTTTATCTATCACGCTCTTCCAGGACAAGAAGTTATCAACTTGGATCAATTACAAAAATTAGGAGTTGTTTACTACCTGAATAACTGGACGGATCTCGAGAGTCAGCTGTTCACTTTTTTTAAAAGTAGAGAACATCTCGAAATAATGAATGCAAGCTTAGAGAACTACCATAATCAACTAATGGATAAAAGAATATCTGAACTTATCAAGCAAATTTTGTGA
- a CDS encoding metallophosphoesterase: MFMLLLISFIILVAIFIFKAYKNTQNIIVRKIKIDNAQTESVSTLNILHLSDLHLENISISAELLYEKLKDEAIDLIALTGDFLDRKRTIPKLIPYLKVLNKLNPKYGIYTVLGNHDYVLKGVDLQTLIGTLNKYNCNVLQNSNETIYIENQPLNIIGIDDFSTHRSDLSSSYQSIKKGTNLVLTHDPNIVLNMKKYDFDYLLAGHFHGGQICYPKAYHLAKMGKLAKMNIIKGLHAQDGRPFYISEGMGQTGVNIRVGSLPEITLHQLSIEKKNANLNPAI; this comes from the coding sequence ATGTTCATGCTATTATTAATTAGTTTCATTATCCTAGTGGCTATTTTTATTTTCAAAGCATATAAAAACACACAAAATATTATCGTTAGAAAAATTAAAATAGATAACGCCCAAACAGAATCAGTTTCAACCTTAAATATATTGCATCTTTCTGATTTGCATCTGGAAAATATCTCGATATCCGCTGAATTGCTTTATGAAAAGCTAAAGGATGAGGCTATTGATTTAATTGCCCTTACTGGTGATTTTCTTGATCGAAAGCGAACAATCCCAAAGCTAATTCCTTATTTAAAGGTTTTAAATAAATTGAATCCTAAGTATGGTATTTACACGGTATTAGGTAATCATGATTATGTTTTAAAAGGGGTAGATTTACAAACATTAATAGGTACGCTTAATAAATATAATTGTAATGTGCTGCAAAATAGCAATGAAACCATTTATATTGAAAATCAGCCATTAAACATTATTGGTATTGATGATTTCAGTACACACCGTAGTGATTTGTCCAGCTCTTATCAATCCATCAAAAAAGGGACGAATTTAGTACTGACACATGATCCTAATATCGTGCTTAATATGAAAAAATATGATTTCGATTATTTGTTAGCTGGTCATTTTCATGGAGGCCAAATTTGTTATCCCAAAGCATACCATCTTGCCAAAATGGGGAAACTTGCCAAAATGAATATTATAAAAGGGCTTCATGCACAAGATGGGCGTCCTTTCTATATCAGTGAAGGAATGGGTCAAACTGGTGTAAACATCAGAGTTGGAAGCTTACCAGAAATAACACTTCATCAGTTATCCATTGAAAAGAAAAATGCCAATCTAAATCCAGCTATTTAA
- a CDS encoding YkoP family protein encodes MNIKLYVLTLWLIIDPIYFMFTRLVYIDGVKGSDRNIFRVRLTRYKGKESILSDGTVIQKNDLLIKIHLHNAQLMKSIRSMKSDVRKAMVIHQSVEKSLPQLAEYVNNHSNATDIKGIIGITMLNRGSSKLGFDSIEISSPFYKYFKCIALLPIYWLSVNSLSSNNLKKHHPCYLFMSKDRLLQKYFQQMK; translated from the coding sequence ATGAATATCAAACTATATGTACTTACACTATGGCTAATAATTGATCCTATTTATTTTATGTTTACTCGCCTTGTTTATATTGATGGCGTAAAAGGTAGTGATCGAAATATTTTTAGAGTTCGTTTAACCCGTTATAAGGGAAAAGAATCGATATTATCTGATGGTACTGTCATCCAAAAAAATGATCTATTAATAAAAATTCATCTTCATAATGCACAGTTAATGAAAAGTATCAGAAGTATGAAAAGTGATGTTAGAAAGGCTATGGTCATTCATCAAAGTGTGGAAAAATCATTACCACAACTTGCTGAATATGTGAACAACCATTCCAACGCCACTGATATAAAAGGGATTATAGGTATAACTATGCTGAATCGGGGCAGCTCCAAATTAGGTTTTGACTCTATTGAGATTAGTAGTCCCTTTTATAAATACTTTAAATGTATTGCTTTACTCCCGATCTACTGGCTATCGGTTAATTCACTTTCCTCAAACAATCTTAAAAAACATCATCCATGTTATTTATTCATGTCTAAAGACAGGTTGTTACAAAAATACTTTCAACAAATGAAGTAG
- a CDS encoding endonuclease/exonuclease/phosphatase family protein has product MHFKVMTYNVHHGKGLDKEVDLDRICKVITNSNADIIGLNEVDRYFSKRSHFQDQMEYLTNKLNYYGAFSPSLSLKPKTNHSTRQYGNAILSRFPLHASKNYIFSNRLYFIEDRSILEAAIPFDDKLVHVYVTHLSLNPCLHKKQSEFIINKVKRPAVIIGDWNMNVQSKRWQKVVEVYRDVWDSVENQTGLTYPSKKPRKRLDYIFVSEDFKILDVQVNESIPTASDHLPLVATLSI; this is encoded by the coding sequence ATGCACTTTAAGGTAATGACTTATAATGTTCATCACGGTAAAGGGTTAGATAAGGAAGTGGACCTTGATCGAATTTGTAAGGTTATAACTAACAGTAATGCAGATATAATTGGTCTAAATGAAGTAGATAGATATTTTTCAAAACGAAGTCATTTTCAAGATCAAATGGAGTATTTAACTAATAAATTAAATTACTATGGCGCTTTCAGTCCTTCCCTGTCCTTAAAACCAAAAACGAATCATTCTACTCGACAATATGGGAACGCCATTTTATCTCGTTTCCCTTTACATGCATCAAAAAATTATATTTTTAGCAATCGACTTTATTTTATTGAAGATAGATCTATACTGGAGGCAGCTATTCCATTCGATGACAAATTGGTGCATGTTTATGTTACACACTTAAGCTTAAACCCTTGTCTTCATAAGAAACAAAGTGAATTCATTATAAATAAAGTGAAAAGACCAGCAGTTATTATTGGAGATTGGAATATGAATGTACAATCCAAAAGATGGCAAAAAGTAGTAGAGGTGTACAGAGATGTATGGGACTCTGTTGAAAATCAAACGGGTCTTACATACCCATCTAAAAAACCACGAAAAAGGTTGGATTATATTTTTGTTAGTGAGGACTTCAAAATTCTGGATGTACAGGTTAACGAGTCAATTCCGACCGCTTCTGATCATTTGCCTTTAGTAGCTACATTATCCATTTAA
- a CDS encoding alkaline phosphatase family protein has translation MLKLTIIILIILLILSLVYLYLIQPIVKTNTLNQSSNDTSKPVVMIIIDSIMDKPLQNTIKEGKAPALEFLIHNGNYYPDMVSSYPTMSVTIDSTLLTGTYPNDHKVPALVWYDEQNKQFISYGSARKEIMKIGMKQVLHNSLFILNHHHLSKDVKTIHEELDGKSASVNTLVFRGNQKRLISVPRILNMNGFLEKGDSINGPRHFSYGLLSKLDPSNNKTHFWQAFGFNNEFATKELKFLIEEDHLPSYSLVYFSDNDKVIHKNGVNEMKGIEESDKQLQEILNSYPSWEEAIQDNIWIVMGDSGQSDIGKDEEQALIDLRKLLKDYNIHQISGPIQEQDQIVLGLNERMSFIYLLDSKLEQEQIATQLKSEDRINFIAWKQDDVVNVISGDKEGLLSFKPDGIFTDSYGQKWEIEGNEKILDLSLTKDLKVTYQDFPDGLARLYSSFYSHSGRYLIVDAKPGFEFVGEGSPTHVNGASHGSLYKHDSYFPMIVTGTKLKPEHKRMVDLKEWILKIVNDANNEGM, from the coding sequence GTGTTAAAACTAACTATTATTATTCTCATCATTTTGTTAATACTTTCTCTTGTTTATTTATATTTAATCCAGCCAATCGTGAAAACAAATACATTAAATCAGTCTTCAAACGATACATCTAAACCTGTTGTTATGATTATTATTGATTCTATCATGGATAAACCGTTACAAAATACAATAAAAGAAGGAAAAGCACCAGCATTAGAATTTTTAATTCATAATGGCAACTATTATCCAGATATGGTGAGCAGTTATCCTACTATGTCGGTTACTATTGACAGCACACTGTTAACTGGAACATATCCAAATGATCATAAGGTTCCGGCACTTGTCTGGTACGATGAACAAAATAAACAGTTTATTAGTTATGGCAGTGCCAGAAAAGAAATAATGAAAATAGGAATGAAGCAAGTTCTTCACAATAGCTTGTTTATACTAAATCATCATCACTTAAGTAAAGATGTAAAAACCATTCATGAGGAATTAGATGGGAAATCAGCCTCAGTAAACACACTTGTATTTCGGGGAAACCAAAAACGATTAATAAGCGTACCTAGAATTTTGAATATGAACGGCTTTTTAGAAAAGGGGGATTCGATCAATGGACCAAGACATTTTTCTTATGGCTTATTATCAAAATTAGACCCAAGTAACAACAAGACTCATTTTTGGCAAGCATTTGGTTTTAATAATGAGTTTGCTACAAAAGAACTTAAATTTTTGATCGAGGAAGATCATTTACCTTCCTATTCTCTCGTTTATTTCTCTGATAATGATAAAGTAATACATAAAAATGGAGTAAATGAGATGAAAGGAATTGAAGAGTCTGATAAACAATTGCAAGAAATTCTTAATAGTTATCCATCATGGGAAGAGGCAATACAGGATAATATATGGATTGTAATGGGGGATAGTGGGCAAAGTGACATTGGAAAGGATGAAGAACAAGCATTAATTGATTTGAGGAAATTGCTAAAAGACTATAACATACATCAAATTAGCGGTCCGATTCAAGAACAAGATCAAATCGTTCTAGGATTAAATGAACGTATGTCATTTATTTACTTGTTAGATAGTAAGCTAGAGCAGGAGCAAATTGCCACACAGTTAAAAAGCGAGGATCGAATTAATTTTATAGCATGGAAACAAGATGATGTGGTAAACGTCATTTCTGGGGACAAGGAAGGTCTTCTTTCATTTAAACCTGATGGCATATTCACTGATTCATATGGTCAGAAATGGGAAATAGAAGGTAATGAAAAAATCTTAGATCTCTCTTTAACAAAGGATCTAAAGGTGACGTATCAAGATTTTCCTGATGGACTCGCACGGTTATATAGTTCTTTTTATTCACATTCAGGAAGGTATTTAATTGTAGACGCAAAACCTGGCTTTGAATTTGTTGGAGAGGGATCACCGACTCATGTGAATGGCGCTAGTCATGGATCTCTTTATAAGCATGATTCCTATTTTCCAATGATTGTTACCGGAACTAAATTGAAACCAGAACATAAGCGGATGGTCGATCTAAAGGAATGGATTTTGAAAATAGTAAACGATGCAAATAATGAAGGAATGTAG
- a CDS encoding TVP38/TMEM64 family protein yields MKKGIIVVISYGIILLTAFFFHEPLINWLNRSEPSQLPLMFCLAVFFGIIPVVPFSVFGALMGAKYGIWMGAAINWFGSIGASAILFFFARFVFIKEFQQLITRFNKIKKFDELISHNAFIAVLFSRMIPIIPPPVVNIYSGLSTMLFKTYILATAIGQIPGMIVYAFIGNQLFESIQHLMMGIGIYLGFLIIIIPFYRWWRTC; encoded by the coding sequence ATGAAGAAAGGGATCATTGTTGTCATTTCATATGGAATCATTTTGTTAACTGCTTTCTTTTTTCATGAACCGTTAATCAATTGGTTAAATAGAAGTGAACCATCACAGCTCCCGCTGATGTTTTGTCTTGCTGTTTTCTTTGGGATTATTCCTGTAGTTCCTTTTTCTGTATTCGGCGCATTAATGGGGGCAAAATACGGAATTTGGATGGGCGCGGCTATTAATTGGTTTGGTTCAATTGGAGCTTCAGCTATCTTATTCTTTTTTGCTCGTTTTGTCTTTATAAAGGAATTCCAGCAACTTATTACAAGATTTAATAAGATTAAAAAGTTTGATGAACTTATTAGTCATAATGCCTTTATAGCTGTATTATTTAGTCGAATGATACCGATTATCCCCCCGCCTGTAGTAAATATTTATTCTGGCTTAAGCACTATGTTGTTTAAAACCTATATTCTAGCAACTGCAATTGGACAAATTCCCGGAATGATTGTTTATGCTTTCATAGGAAATCAATTATTCGAATCGATTCAACACTTAATGATGGGAATTGGTATCTATTTAGGCTTCCTAATCATTATCATTCCTTTTTATCGTTGGTGGAGGACGTGCTAA
- a CDS encoding DUF1360 domain-containing protein, whose translation MNNLNWLTYFIIILASYRLTHLIVFDKITEFIRKPFLKKEKIIDDKGNEHIKNVPTSKFGYLLNCYWCAGVWSAIIIAISYMFIPTIAWPVIFILSIAGAQAIIETFVGVGTKVTKWFTDQ comes from the coding sequence TTGAATAACTTAAATTGGTTAACATATTTCATAATCATCTTGGCAAGTTATCGTTTAACACATTTAATTGTCTTTGATAAAATTACGGAATTTATCAGAAAACCTTTTTTGAAGAAGGAAAAAATTATTGATGACAAAGGAAACGAGCATATTAAAAACGTTCCAACTTCGAAATTTGGTTATCTCCTTAACTGTTATTGGTGTGCAGGGGTTTGGAGTGCGATTATTATCGCGATTTCTTATATGTTTATTCCAACCATTGCTTGGCCGGTTATCTTTATCTTATCGATAGCAGGTGCACAAGCCATCATCGAGACATTTGTAGGAGTAGGAACTAAAGTGACGAAATGGTTCACTGATCAGTAA
- the sdhB gene encoding succinate dehydrogenase iron-sulfur subunit, whose amino-acid sequence MGNIQVIVQRQDDPHSKPYEEEFLIPYRANMNIISVLMSIRSNPVNKQGEHTAPVQWDMNCLEEVCGACSMIINDIPRQACSTLVDRLEQPIRLKPMETFPVIRDLVIERERMFQALKRVQAWIPIDGTYDIGSGPRMNESTRQWGYELSKCFTCGVCLEACPNVNNNSDFLGPFVFAQIELKNIHPTGAMHKQDRLEGFMGDGGLESCGNSQNCVQVCPKGVPLTTSIAKINREATFKSFLDFFG is encoded by the coding sequence ATGGGAAATATACAAGTAATTGTTCAAAGGCAAGACGATCCACACTCTAAACCATATGAGGAAGAATTTCTCATTCCCTATCGTGCCAATATGAATATTATTTCCGTCTTAATGTCGATTAGAAGTAATCCGGTTAATAAACAAGGTGAACATACTGCTCCGGTACAATGGGACATGAATTGTTTGGAAGAAGTATGCGGTGCTTGTTCGATGATTATAAATGATATACCAAGACAAGCTTGTTCAACTTTAGTGGATCGATTAGAACAACCAATTAGGTTAAAGCCAATGGAAACTTTTCCAGTAATTCGAGATTTAGTCATTGAGAGAGAAAGAATGTTTCAAGCCTTAAAGAGGGTACAAGCTTGGATTCCAATTGATGGTACATATGATATCGGTTCAGGTCCACGAATGAATGAATCAACACGTCAATGGGGATATGAGTTGTCTAAATGTTTTACGTGTGGTGTTTGCTTAGAAGCGTGCCCAAATGTAAACAATAACTCCGATTTTTTAGGACCTTTTGTTTTTGCTCAAATCGAGTTAAAAAATATACACCCAACTGGAGCAATGCATAAACAGGACCGTCTTGAAGGATTTATGGGGGACGGGGGATTAGAATCATGTGGTAATTCTCAAAACTGTGTACAAGTCTGTCCGAAAGGTGTTCCGTTAACTACCTCCATTGCAAAAATCAATCGCGAAGCAACATTCAAGTCATTTCTTGATTTCTTCGGTTAG